A single Cupriavidus sp. D39 DNA region contains:
- the ltrA gene encoding group II intron reverse transcriptase/maturase, which yields MSIPKALRQKPARAGREGVAGGEAGREPACDEAGGPRRGPEDTGSALLAAALTRENLKQAFRRVRRNKGAAGVDGLDIDQTARYLVSAWPEIRQQLLKGTYRPSPVRRVTIPKPDGGGERELGIPTVTDRLIQQALLQVLQPMLDPTFSEHSYGFRPGRRAHDAVLAAQSYVQSGRRVVVDVDLEKFFDRVNHDILIDRLQKRIGDAGVIRLIRAYLNSGLMDGGVVLQRYEGTPQGGPLSPLLANVLLDEVDKALERRGHCFVRYADDANVYVRSRRAGERVMALLRRLYGSLRLKVNEAKSAVASAFGRKFLGYSFWVAAGGVVKRKVAVKPLLTFKQRIRELTRRSGGRSLQAVVDRVRPYVLGWKAYFRLAQTPQVWRELDKWMRHRLRAIQLKHWRRGRVIYRELRALGATADAARQAAASSRCWWRNSGDTLNRVLTIAYFDQLGMPRLT from the coding sequence ATGTCGATACCGAAGGCATTGCGTCAGAAGCCCGCGCGAGCGGGGCGGGAGGGAGTAGCGGGCGGTGAAGCCGGCCGTGAACCCGCCTGCGACGAAGCCGGCGGTCCGCGGCGGGGACCGGAGGACACGGGGTCGGCGCTGCTGGCAGCGGCGCTGACGCGAGAGAACCTGAAGCAGGCGTTCAGGCGGGTCCGCCGCAACAAAGGCGCCGCTGGCGTGGATGGTCTGGATATTGATCAGACCGCCCGCTATCTGGTGTCGGCGTGGCCGGAGATCCGCCAGCAACTGCTCAAGGGGACGTACCGGCCCAGTCCGGTACGGCGGGTAACGATTCCGAAGCCGGACGGAGGAGGCGAGCGCGAGCTCGGTATTCCGACGGTGACGGACCGGCTGATCCAGCAGGCGCTGTTGCAGGTGCTGCAGCCGATGCTGGACCCCACCTTCAGCGAGCACAGCTACGGCTTCCGGCCTGGGCGGCGTGCGCACGATGCGGTGTTAGCCGCGCAGTCGTACGTGCAGTCGGGGCGGCGAGTGGTGGTGGACGTGGATCTGGAGAAGTTCTTTGACCGGGTCAACCACGACATCCTGATTGACCGTCTACAGAAGCGCATCGGGGACGCCGGGGTCATCCGGCTGATCCGGGCGTATCTGAACAGCGGGCTGATGGATGGCGGGGTAGTGCTGCAGCGGTACGAGGGCACGCCGCAAGGCGGGCCGCTGTCACCGCTGCTGGCTAACGTACTGCTCGATGAGGTGGACAAGGCGTTGGAGCGTCGAGGTCATTGCTTCGTGCGCTATGCCGATGATGCGAACGTGTACGTGCGCAGTCGGCGGGCGGGCGAGCGAGTGATGGCGCTATTGCGGCGCTTGTACGGCAGCCTGCGCCTGAAGGTCAACGAGGCAAAGAGCGCGGTGGCGAGCGCGTTTGGCCGCAAGTTCCTCGGCTACAGCTTCTGGGTGGCCGCAGGGGGAGTGGTCAAGCGCAAAGTGGCAGTTAAGCCGCTGCTGACGTTCAAGCAACGCATCCGCGAACTGACTCGCCGCTCAGGCGGGCGGAGTCTGCAGGCAGTCGTGGATCGGGTGAGGCCATATGTTCTGGGATGGAAGGCCTACTTCCGGCTGGCGCAAACGCCCCAGGTCTGGCGCGAGCTGGACAAGTGGATGCGCCACCGGCTGAGGGCCATCCAGCTCAAGCACTGGCGCCGTGGTCGGGTCATTTACCGAGAGTTGCGTGCGCTGGGTGCTACAGCGGATGCCGCCAGGCAAGCAGCGGCGAGTAGCCGGTGCTGGTGGCGCAACAGCGGCGACACGCTGAACCGGGTCCTGACCATCGCCTACTTCGATCAGTTGGGCATGCCCCGTCTCACTTAA
- a CDS encoding DUF1266 domain-containing protein, producing the protein MPRTALPSATERRPGSQGCACSQALEGKPAPATGERTRSLLVGLLHDARLTLDVSTLATGVDSRTQAGLLATDWHIHTAGEARGTLAWLLEEGHRALYPQVCRILFSVPRAAREREIVLLDDRFDPVSLARCIDNLERAMPDLRASRLLGSRVDLARGVLAWDMSRAIHVARAAYDCGMQTEAQAWAVIEQAASQVFAQMASWQEVAVSYLLGRAMWAGPGAGLQRQLTFVRHCLEDSDGPLRDVRYRAARHGM; encoded by the coding sequence ATGCCGCGAACCGCGTTGCCGTCAGCGACGGAGCGCCGGCCTGGCTCGCAAGGCTGTGCTTGTAGCCAGGCGCTCGAGGGCAAGCCAGCGCCAGCCACCGGCGAGCGCACGCGCAGTTTGCTGGTGGGCCTTTTGCACGATGCGCGGTTGACCCTTGACGTCAGCACCCTTGCCACCGGCGTGGATTCGCGCACGCAGGCGGGCTTGCTGGCTACCGACTGGCATATCCATACGGCAGGCGAGGCGCGGGGCACGCTGGCGTGGCTGCTCGAGGAAGGGCATCGCGCGCTGTATCCGCAGGTTTGCCGGATCTTGTTCTCGGTGCCGCGCGCGGCGCGCGAGCGGGAGATCGTGCTGCTCGACGATCGCTTCGATCCGGTGTCGCTGGCCCGCTGCATCGACAATCTCGAGCGCGCCATGCCGGACCTACGCGCGAGCCGCCTGCTTGGCTCGCGGGTCGACCTGGCGCGCGGCGTGCTGGCCTGGGACATGAGCCGGGCGATTCATGTCGCGCGCGCCGCCTACGACTGCGGCATGCAAACCGAAGCGCAGGCCTGGGCCGTGATCGAGCAGGCCGCGTCGCAGGTCTTCGCGCAGATGGCGTCCTGGCAGGAGGTTGCGGTGAGCTACCTGCTGGGCCGCGCGATGTGGGCCGGGCCTGGCGCCGGGCTGCAGCGGCAGCTAACGTTTGTCCGGCATTGCCTCGAGGATTCGGATGGCCCCTTGCGCGACGTGCGCTATCGCGCTGCACGCCATGGTATGTAG
- a CDS encoding Fe2+-dependent dioxygenase: MMLQIPDVLTKAQVAQCRAWMDAAEWTDGNATSGHQSALAKRNLQLPEGSPVARQVGDLIQDALGANPLFISAALPLKVYPPLFNRYEGGHAFDNHIDNAIRHLRGTNFRVRSDLSATLFLTEPEDYDGGELVVEDTYGQQRVKLPAGHMVLYPATSLHHVSPVTRGARVSSFFWIQSMVRDEGQRSVLFELDTQIQRVGQALGHKDAAVVGLTGVYHNLLRRWADA, from the coding sequence ATGATGCTGCAGATCCCCGATGTGCTGACAAAGGCGCAGGTAGCCCAATGCCGCGCCTGGATGGACGCGGCGGAATGGACCGACGGCAACGCCACTTCCGGGCACCAGTCGGCCCTGGCCAAGCGCAACCTGCAACTGCCCGAAGGCTCGCCCGTGGCGCGCCAGGTGGGCGACCTGATCCAGGACGCGCTGGGCGCCAATCCGCTCTTTATCTCGGCCGCACTGCCGCTCAAGGTCTATCCGCCCTTGTTCAACCGCTATGAGGGCGGGCATGCGTTCGATAACCATATCGACAACGCGATCCGCCACCTGCGCGGCACCAACTTCCGCGTGCGCAGCGACCTCTCGGCAACGCTGTTCCTGACGGAGCCGGAAGACTACGATGGCGGCGAGCTGGTGGTGGAGGATACCTACGGGCAGCAACGCGTGAAGCTGCCAGCGGGGCACATGGTGCTGTACCCGGCCACCAGCCTGCACCACGTCAGCCCGGTTACGCGCGGCGCGCGCGTGTCGTCATTTTTCTGGATTCAAAGCATGGTGCGCGACGAGGGCCAGCGCTCGGTACTGTTCGAGCTCGATACGCAGATCCAGCGGGTGGGCCAGGCCCTGGGGCACAAGGACGCGGCCGTGGTGGGGCTGACCGGCGTGTATCACAACCTGCTGCGACGCTGGGCCGACGCGTGA
- the lpxO gene encoding lipid A hydroxylase LpxO: MIKWIIVAAYLGAILYVHFRGKVRLRIWRQLLDHSALVAPVNCFMYVFSGVPRTPYIPVERFPELEKIRAAWPEIRDEGLALAAMRKIKAADKNDDAGFNSFFKYGWKRFYLKWYEARHPSAEVLCPRTVELLRGLPSVKAAMFAELPPGGKLNPHRDPFAGSLRYHLGLATPNDDRCFIEVDGERHSWRDGEGVVFDETYLHWAENKSDSNRLILFCDIERPMRFGWAGKINRWLGRKVMTAASSPNEESDQTGMINRLFRIVWLGGQYRRRFKAWSRPAYYVVKFGLIAAGVALIVYL; encoded by the coding sequence GTGATCAAGTGGATAATCGTCGCGGCGTACCTGGGAGCGATCCTGTACGTGCATTTCCGCGGCAAGGTGAGGCTGCGCATCTGGCGCCAGTTGCTCGACCATTCGGCCCTGGTGGCCCCGGTCAACTGCTTCATGTATGTATTCTCCGGCGTGCCGCGCACGCCCTACATCCCCGTCGAGCGTTTTCCCGAACTCGAGAAAATCCGCGCCGCCTGGCCGGAGATTCGCGATGAAGGCCTGGCCCTGGCTGCCATGCGCAAGATCAAGGCCGCCGACAAGAACGACGATGCCGGTTTCAACTCGTTCTTCAAGTACGGCTGGAAGCGTTTCTACCTGAAATGGTACGAAGCCCGCCATCCCTCGGCCGAGGTCCTGTGCCCGCGCACGGTGGAGTTGCTCCGTGGCTTGCCGAGCGTGAAGGCGGCGATGTTCGCCGAGCTGCCGCCCGGTGGCAAGCTGAACCCGCACCGCGATCCGTTCGCGGGTTCGCTGCGTTATCACCTGGGCCTGGCCACGCCTAACGACGACCGCTGCTTTATCGAGGTCGACGGCGAGCGCCATAGCTGGCGCGATGGCGAGGGCGTGGTGTTCGACGAGACCTACCTGCACTGGGCGGAGAACAAGAGCGACAGCAACCGCCTGATCCTGTTCTGCGACATCGAGCGTCCGATGCGCTTCGGCTGGGCCGGCAAGATCAACCGCTGGCTGGGCCGCAAGGTCATGACCGCGGCGAGCTCGCCCAACGAAGAGTCTGACCAGACCGGCATGATCAACCGCCTGTTCCGCATTGTCTGGCTCGGCGGCCAGTATCGCCGGCGTTTCAAGGCGTGGAGCCGGCCGGCTTACTACGTGGTCAAGTTTGGCTTGATCGCCGCTGGCGTGGCGCTGATCGTGTACCTGTAA
- a CDS encoding PLP-dependent aminotransferase family protein: protein MESVPLYRQLAQHYLHAIETGVLKPGDRVPSVRTLMELHGVSLSTALQACRQMESDGLLEARPRSGYFVRHHRHRPLAPIEEPVAALPDPAQYVGIHERISAITARGRQQPVAVNFAGACGAPALYPAEGLRNAAARALRLHPQLFGSAADAGGHPAFRAVLARNALLARITVAPEDILVTHGCTEALNLALRAVAQPGDVIAVESPTYYGLLQILESLGMRALEIPSSPQTGISLEALELAAQTYDNIRAVVVVPNLQNPLGSIMPDANKAQLVAWCEARAIALIEDDCFSALADSDAPLAALKAWDRSGGVIHCASLHKILAPGMRLGWIAAGKWQARVEMLKYSQSRPNELLAQMAAAEFMGSGAFERHLRRLREQLRSQRAQVAQAIAAEFPAGTRASNPNGGLHLWVELPGSVPSEAVFDQAMAAGIRVVPGVMFSNSNRFDHFLRLNCGTPFTPEIERALRKLAAVVARLADKP, encoded by the coding sequence ATGGAATCCGTCCCGCTCTACCGCCAGCTTGCCCAGCACTACTTGCACGCCATTGAAACGGGCGTGTTGAAGCCGGGGGACCGCGTGCCCTCCGTGCGCACGCTCATGGAGCTGCACGGCGTGAGCCTGTCCACCGCGCTGCAGGCCTGCCGGCAGATGGAAAGCGATGGCCTGCTCGAGGCCAGGCCGCGCTCGGGCTACTTCGTGCGGCACCACCGGCACAGGCCGCTGGCGCCGATCGAGGAGCCGGTCGCCGCGCTGCCGGACCCCGCGCAATACGTGGGCATCCATGAGCGCATTTCCGCCATCACCGCGCGCGGACGCCAGCAACCGGTCGCGGTGAACTTTGCCGGCGCCTGCGGCGCGCCCGCGCTGTACCCGGCGGAAGGCCTGCGCAATGCGGCGGCGCGCGCGCTGCGCCTTCACCCGCAACTGTTCGGCAGCGCGGCCGACGCCGGCGGCCATCCGGCCTTTCGCGCCGTGCTGGCGCGCAACGCGCTGCTCGCGCGCATCACGGTAGCGCCGGAAGATATCCTGGTGACCCACGGCTGCACCGAGGCGCTCAACCTCGCGCTGCGCGCGGTGGCGCAGCCCGGTGACGTGATTGCCGTGGAATCGCCCACCTATTACGGCCTGCTGCAAATCCTCGAAAGCCTGGGCATGCGCGCGCTGGAGATTCCCAGCAGCCCGCAGACCGGCATCTCGCTCGAAGCGCTGGAGCTGGCGGCGCAGACCTACGACAACATCCGCGCCGTGGTGGTGGTGCCGAACCTGCAGAATCCGCTGGGCAGCATCATGCCGGACGCCAACAAGGCGCAACTGGTGGCCTGGTGCGAGGCGCGCGCCATCGCGCTGATCGAGGACGACTGCTTCTCCGCGCTGGCGGACAGCGACGCGCCGCTGGCCGCCCTCAAGGCCTGGGACCGCAGCGGCGGCGTGATCCATTGCGCCTCGCTGCACAAGATCCTGGCGCCCGGCATGCGGCTGGGCTGGATCGCCGCGGGCAAGTGGCAGGCGCGCGTGGAAATGCTCAAGTACAGCCAGTCGCGGCCCAATGAGTTGCTGGCGCAGATGGCGGCGGCCGAGTTCATGGGTTCCGGCGCATTCGAGCGGCACCTGCGGCGCCTGCGCGAGCAATTGCGCAGCCAGCGCGCGCAGGTGGCGCAGGCGATTGCCGCCGAGTTTCCAGCGGGCACGCGCGCCTCCAACCCGAACGGCGGCCTGCACCTGTGGGTCGAGCTGCCGGGCTCGGTCCCGTCCGAGGCCGTGTTCGACCAGGCCATGGCGGCCGGCATCCGGGTCGTGCCCGGGGTGATGTTCTCCAACTCCAACCGCTTCGACCATTTCCTGCGGCTCAATTGCGGCACGCCGTTCACGCCGGAGATCGAGCGGGCGTTGCGCAAGCTCGCTGCGGTGGTGGCGCGCCTGGCGGACAAGCCATAG
- a CDS encoding single-stranded DNA-binding protein, with protein MIDALVSGRLHGHASERTGQGGSQYVTAKLKAAINDGDTVIVNVIAFADKVRAGLLALEDGESVALSGSLTPKVWTDKNGDTRPALDLVAHAMLSAHDRQD; from the coding sequence ATGATCGACGCACTAGTCAGCGGCCGGCTCCACGGCCACGCCAGCGAGCGTACCGGCCAGGGCGGCAGCCAGTACGTGACCGCCAAGCTCAAGGCCGCGATCAACGATGGCGACACCGTCATCGTCAATGTGATCGCGTTTGCCGACAAGGTGCGCGCAGGCCTGCTGGCGCTGGAGGATGGCGAGTCCGTGGCGCTGTCGGGCAGCCTCACGCCCAAGGTCTGGACTGACAAGAACGGCGATACCCGGCCCGCCCTGGACCTGGTGGCCCATGCCATGCTGAGCGCGCACGACCGCCAGGACTGA
- a CDS encoding NAD(P)/FAD-dependent oxidoreductase: MLRLSEVKLPLDHAESDLKAVVLARLAELGVKADGLTGFTVYRRAHDARKRSDIKLTYIIDIAVKDEAAAIKRMAGKPNWSVTPDMAYRFVAQAPAPGTTLRPVVIGMGPCGLLAGLILAQMGFKPIILERGKEVRERTKDTFGLWRKSVLNPESNVQFGEGGAGTFSDGKLYSQIKDPKHYGRKVLDEFVKAGAPEDILYLARPHIGTFRLVSMVEKMRAEIFSLGGEIRFETRVEDVDIEGGKMRGLTLSNGEYLQADHVVLAVGHSARDTFEMLHERGVFMEAKPFSLGFRIEHPQGMINSSRFGKFAGNKLLGAADYKVVHHASNGRAVYSFCMCPGGTVVAAASEPGRVVTNGMSQYIRAERNANAGIVVGITPEDFPGGPLAGIAFQRHWEERAFELGGRNYNAPAQLVGDFIARRPSTAMGSVEPSYKPGVTPTDLSTALPDYIIEAIREALPELDKKIAGFAMHDAVLTGVETRTSSPLRIRRKDNYQSMNVEGLYPAGEGAGYAGGIYSAAIDGIEVAEAVALSIVNGKAG; the protein is encoded by the coding sequence ATGCTACGTCTAAGTGAAGTCAAACTCCCGCTCGACCATGCCGAGAGCGATCTCAAGGCCGTGGTCCTCGCCCGCCTCGCCGAGCTTGGCGTCAAGGCCGATGGCCTGACCGGGTTCACCGTGTACCGCCGCGCGCACGATGCCCGCAAGCGTTCCGATATCAAGCTCACCTACATCATCGATATCGCGGTGAAGGACGAAGCCGCGGCGATCAAGCGCATGGCCGGCAAGCCGAACTGGAGCGTGACGCCGGACATGGCCTATCGCTTCGTCGCGCAGGCGCCCGCGCCGGGCACCACGCTGCGCCCGGTGGTGATCGGCATGGGCCCGTGCGGGCTGCTGGCCGGGCTGATCCTGGCGCAGATGGGCTTCAAGCCGATCATCCTGGAGCGCGGCAAGGAAGTGCGCGAGCGCACCAAGGACACCTTCGGCCTGTGGCGCAAGAGCGTGCTCAACCCCGAGTCCAACGTACAGTTCGGCGAGGGCGGGGCCGGCACCTTCTCCGACGGCAAGCTCTACAGCCAGATCAAGGACCCGAAGCATTACGGCCGCAAGGTGCTTGACGAGTTCGTCAAGGCCGGCGCGCCGGAAGACATCCTCTACCTCGCGCGCCCGCACATCGGCACGTTCCGCCTGGTGAGCATGGTGGAGAAGATGCGCGCCGAGATTTTCTCGCTCGGCGGCGAGATCCGCTTCGAGACCCGCGTCGAGGACGTCGACATCGAGGGCGGCAAGATGCGCGGCCTGACGCTGTCCAACGGCGAGTACCTGCAGGCCGACCACGTCGTCCTGGCGGTCGGCCACAGCGCGCGCGACACCTTCGAGATGCTGCATGAGCGCGGCGTGTTCATGGAGGCCAAGCCGTTCTCGCTGGGTTTCCGCATCGAGCACCCGCAGGGCATGATCAACAGCAGCCGCTTTGGCAAGTTCGCCGGCAACAAGCTGCTGGGTGCCGCGGACTACAAGGTGGTGCACCACGCCAGCAACGGCCGCGCTGTGTATAGCTTCTGCATGTGCCCGGGCGGCACGGTGGTGGCCGCGGCCTCGGAGCCGGGCCGCGTGGTCACCAACGGCATGAGCCAGTACATCCGTGCCGAGCGCAACGCCAATGCCGGCATCGTGGTGGGCATCACGCCGGAGGATTTCCCCGGCGGCCCGCTGGCCGGCATCGCCTTCCAGCGCCACTGGGAAGAGCGCGCATTCGAGCTTGGCGGGCGCAACTACAATGCGCCGGCCCAGCTGGTGGGCGACTTCATCGCGCGCCGGCCTTCCACCGCGATGGGCTCGGTCGAGCCTTCGTACAAGCCGGGCGTCACGCCGACGGACCTGTCCACCGCGCTGCCCGACTACATCATCGAAGCCATCCGCGAGGCGCTGCCCGAACTCGACAAGAAGATCGCTGGCTTTGCCATGCATGACGCGGTGCTGACCGGCGTGGAAACGCGTACGTCATCGCCGCTGCGCATCCGCCGCAAGGACAACTACCAGAGCATGAACGTGGAAGGCCTGTACCCGGCCGGCGAAGGCGCCGGCTATGCGGGCGGCATCTACTCCGCGGCCATCGATGGCATCGAAGTGGCCGAGGCCGTGGCATTGAGCATCGTCAACGGCAAGGCGGGCTGA
- a CDS encoding TIGR03862 family flavoprotein: MPSSTASASTASVAVIGGGPAGLMAAEVLAARGLRVDVYDAMPSVGRKFLMAGRGGMNLTHSEAAQPFLGRYGKRSAQIAPLLAGFDPQALRDWVHGLGIETFVGSSGRVFPTDMKAAPMLRAWLHRLRDAGVQFHMRHRWRGWEDASGKLRFATPDGERLVHADATVLALGGGSWARLGSDGAWVPLLAARGVDIAALRPANCGFDVAWSEHFHTRFAGHPLKAVALGLRDRDGVEHYRQGEFVITAGGIEGSLVYALSAPMRDLLEATGEATIHLDLAPGLSAERVAEAVQRPRGARSLSSHLQSKLGITGVKAGLLRECLSKEEFADPARLAAAIKALPLRLLRARPIDEVISSAGGVAFEAMDAQLMLRAVPGVFSAGEMLDWEAPTGGYLLTACFASGRAAGLGAAAWLEASRPAAG; encoded by the coding sequence ATGCCCTCTTCCACCGCTTCCGCCTCCACCGCCAGCGTCGCCGTCATCGGCGGCGGGCCGGCCGGCCTGATGGCGGCCGAAGTGCTGGCGGCGCGTGGATTGCGCGTGGACGTGTACGACGCCATGCCCTCGGTCGGCCGGAAATTCCTGATGGCCGGCCGCGGCGGCATGAACCTCACGCATTCCGAAGCGGCGCAGCCCTTCCTCGGGCGCTATGGCAAGCGCAGCGCGCAGATCGCGCCGCTGCTGGCTGGCTTCGATCCGCAAGCGCTGCGCGACTGGGTGCACGGCCTTGGCATCGAGACCTTTGTCGGCAGTTCGGGCCGCGTCTTCCCCACCGACATGAAGGCCGCGCCGATGCTGCGTGCGTGGCTGCATCGCCTGCGCGATGCCGGCGTGCAGTTCCATATGCGGCATCGCTGGCGCGGCTGGGAGGATGCATCGGGCAAGCTGCGCTTTGCCACGCCGGATGGCGAGCGGCTGGTTCATGCCGATGCCACGGTGCTGGCGCTTGGTGGCGGCAGCTGGGCGCGCCTGGGTTCCGATGGCGCATGGGTACCGCTGCTGGCGGCACGCGGGGTGGACATCGCCGCTTTGCGCCCCGCCAACTGCGGCTTCGACGTAGCCTGGAGCGAGCACTTCCACACGCGCTTTGCCGGCCATCCGTTGAAAGCCGTGGCCCTCGGGCTGCGCGACCGCGATGGCGTGGAGCACTATCGCCAGGGCGAGTTCGTCATCACCGCCGGCGGCATCGAGGGCAGCCTGGTCTATGCATTGAGCGCGCCAATGCGCGACCTGCTGGAGGCCACCGGCGAGGCTACGATCCATCTCGACCTGGCGCCGGGCCTGTCTGCCGAACGCGTGGCCGAAGCAGTGCAGCGCCCGCGCGGCGCGCGCTCGCTGTCGAGCCACCTGCAGAGCAAGCTGGGCATCACCGGCGTCAAGGCCGGGCTGCTGCGTGAGTGCTTGTCAAAGGAGGAATTTGCCGATCCCGCGCGGCTGGCGGCGGCGATCAAGGCGCTGCCCTTGCGCCTGCTGCGCGCGCGCCCGATCGATGAAGTGATCAGCAGCGCGGGCGGCGTCGCGTTCGAGGCGATGGACGCGCAGCTGATGCTGCGCGCCGTGCCGGGCGTGTTCTCCGCCGGCGAAATGCTGGACTGGGAGGCGCCCACCGGCGGCTACCTGCTGACCGCCTGCTTTGCCAGCGGGCGCGCGGCCGGGCTGGGGGCTGCGGCCTGGCTGGAAGCTTCCAGGCCTGCCGCAGGCTAA